The genomic segment ACCTTATAGCCGAGATAAAGAAGGCGTCGCCGTCCAAAGGTATATTGCGGGGGGATTTCAATCCTTCCAGGATAGCCGTTACGTACCAGGCTAACGGCGCGGCCGCGATATCCGTCCTGACCGACGAGAGGTTCTTTGCCGGCTCGCTCGGCCATATACATAAGGTGAAAGAGAACATCTCTCTTCCTGTCTTGAGAAAAGATTTTATTATAGACGAGTACCAGATATACGAGTCTGTGGCCGCGGGCGCGGACGCCATATTACTCATAGCCGATATACTTGAGACGAATGAGATGGCGGGATTCTATAACCTGGCGCAAACGCTTGGCCTTGATATCCTTGTAGAAGCGCACAACGAGGAGGATATCGAGAAAGCCCTCTCGACAGGCGCGAATATTATCGGGATAAATAATAGGGACCTGCATTCTTTTAAAGTGGACCTCGGCGTTACGCAGAAGCTGATCCGGCTCATCCCGCAGAATAAGGTCAGGGTTTCCGAAAGCGGCATAAAGACATATGAAGACGTGATGTTCCTGAAGTCGCTGGGCGTGAACGCGGTCCTGATCGGTGAGGCGTTCATGGAGGCCGAGGATATCGCCGGTAAGATGCGGGAAATAATGAGGTATTAGCTAAAGAGTGTATGACTAAGATAAAAATATGCGGAATAACGAATAAGATCGACGCGCTTGCCGCTTCTGAGTTAGGGGCGGATATGCTCGGCTTCGTATTTTATAACGGTTCGAAGCGTTATGTCGAGCCGCGAACGGCAGAGGATATAATAAACGAGATCCCCCAGTCTGTCAGGAAAGTCGGCGTCTTTGTGGACGAGACGAAGGAGAATGTTCAACGAATAGCGCAAGACGCTTTGCTGGATATCCTGCAGTTCCACGGGGATGAGACTCCGGATTTTTGCGTATATTTCAAAGACAAATACAAGGTGATCAAGGCATTCAGGCTGAAAGATAAGGACGACCTGAAAAAGATAAACATGTATGATACGGATTATTACCTGCTGGACACGTATAAACGCGATTCTATCGGCGGATCCGGTGAGGTTTTTGACTGGAAGATCTTGAAGGATTTCGAG from the Candidatus Omnitrophota bacterium genome contains:
- the trpC gene encoding indole-3-glycerol phosphate synthase TrpC, whose translation is MILSRIIEEKRKVVEEAKRIKPLAELVKETKGICVKSTFKKNISRPHHINLIAEIKKASPSKGILRGDFNPSRIAVTYQANGAAAISVLTDERFFAGSLGHIHKVKENISLPVLRKDFIIDEYQIYESVAAGADAILLIADILETNEMAGFYNLAQTLGLDILVEAHNEEDIEKALSTGANIIGINNRDLHSFKVDLGVTQKLIRLIPQNKVRVSESGIKTYEDVMFLKSLGVNAVLIGEAFMEAEDIAGKMREIMRY
- a CDS encoding phosphoribosylanthranilate isomerase; this translates as MTKIKICGITNKIDALAASELGADMLGFVFYNGSKRYVEPRTAEDIINEIPQSVRKVGVFVDETKENVQRIAQDALLDILQFHGDETPDFCVYFKDKYKVIKAFRLKDKDDLKKINMYDTDYYLLDTYKRDSIGGSGEVFDWKILKDFEILKPVILAGGLTPANVRQAIKEVAPFGVDVSTGVEASPGKKDIGLMKKFVENVRRED